One genomic segment of Novisyntrophococcus fermenticellae includes these proteins:
- a CDS encoding GNAT family N-acetyltransferase codes for MIITEVIKNKKQFLSLLLLADEQENMVDRYLERGTMYVLDDNGVKAECVVTDEGDGILEIKNIATVPEYQGKGYAKALIYFLVNEYDDKYSVLQVGTGDSPLTVPFYEKCGFVRSHTIPNFFTDNYDNPIFECGVRLVDMVIFRRNL; via the coding sequence ATGATAATCACAGAGGTTATTAAAAATAAAAAACAGTTTCTTTCATTACTGCTGTTGGCAGATGAACAGGAAAATATGGTAGACCGTTATCTTGAAAGAGGCACTATGTATGTGCTTGACGATAACGGTGTGAAAGCTGAATGTGTCGTCACCGATGAGGGCGACGGAATTCTTGAAATAAAGAATATTGCAACCGTTCCCGAATATCAAGGCAAAGGCTATGCCAAAGCCTTGATATATTTTCTTGTGAACGAATATGACGATAAATATTCCGTTTTACAGGTTGGAACCGGCGACAGTCCGCTGACGGTTCCGTTTTATGAAAAGTGCGGTTTTGTTCGTTCTCATACCATACCAAACTTTTTTACAGATAATTACGACAACCCGATATTTGAATGTGGCGTCAGGTTGGTGGATATGGTAATTTTTCGAAGAAACCTATAA
- a CDS encoding cupin domain-containing protein → MLIDFNETKEITISGMNGGTGTMSARMFMDEQGKIIPTKIHSGGSIGRHKHETSDDINYVLSGTGKAVCDGQEEILKAGTCHICKKGSQHSIENTGDDDLVLLTVVVDR, encoded by the coding sequence ATGCTGATAGACTTCAATGAAACAAAAGAAATAACAATTTCCGGTATGAACGGTGGCACAGGCACAATGAGTGCAAGAATGTTTATGGATGAGCAAGGAAAAATAATCCCGACAAAAATCCATTCCGGTGGCTCAATCGGGCGTCATAAGCACGAAACGAGTGATGATATAAATTATGTCCTGTCCGGAACAGGCAAAGCAGTCTGCGATGGTCAAGAGGAAATTCTGAAAGCAGGAACTTGTCATATCTGTAAAAAAGGTTCACAGCATAGCATTGAAAATACCGGAGACGACGATTTGGTGCTGCTTACGGTAGTAGTAGACCGTTAA
- the lysS gene encoding lysine--tRNA ligase translates to MAGQQNQTQEQDINHLLKVRREKLQELQESGKNPYQITRYDVTHHSQEIKDNFDTLEDKEVSIAGRMMSKRVMGKASFCHVQDLQGTIQCYVARDNVGEESYKDFKKMDMGDNIGLVGTVFKTKTGEISIHVTSILLLTKSLQILPEKFHGLTNTDLRYRQRYVDLIMNPEVKDTFIKRSKILSSIRHYLDGQGFMEVETPMLVANAGGAAARPFETHFNALDEDFKLRISLELYLKRLIVGGMERVYEIGRVFRNEGLDTRHNPEFTLMELYQAFTDYHGMMDLTENLYRHVAQEVLGTTTITYRGVEMDLGKPFERITMVDAVKKYAGVDFNEIQTLEEARALAKERHIQFEERHKKGDILNLFFEEFVEEHLVQPTFVMDHPIEISPLTKKKPENPEYVERFEFFMNGWEMANAYSELNDPIDQRERFKAQEELLAQGDEEANTTDEDFLNALELGMPPTGGIGFGIDRMCMLLTDSAAIRDVLLFPTMKTLGGVKSENGVKDKEVSTPNSKPEKIDFSKVKVEPLFEEDVDFDTFSKSDFRAVKVKECVAVPKSKKLLQFTLDDGTGTDRTILSGIHAYYEPEELVGKTLIAITNLPPRAMMGIDSCGMLLSAVHEEEGEEKLHLLMVDDHIPAGAKLY, encoded by the coding sequence GTGGCAGGACAGCAGAATCAAACACAGGAACAGGACATTAACCATCTGTTGAAGGTACGTCGTGAGAAGCTGCAGGAATTGCAGGAAAGCGGGAAGAATCCATATCAGATTACCAGGTACGATGTAACACATCACAGCCAGGAAATAAAAGATAATTTTGATACCTTAGAAGATAAAGAAGTTTCTATCGCAGGGCGTATGATGTCAAAACGCGTGATGGGAAAAGCTTCTTTTTGTCATGTTCAGGATCTGCAGGGCACCATTCAGTGCTATGTGGCCAGGGATAATGTAGGCGAGGAGTCCTACAAAGACTTCAAAAAGATGGATATGGGAGATAACATCGGCCTGGTTGGAACTGTGTTTAAGACAAAGACAGGTGAGATTTCCATTCACGTGACAAGTATTCTGCTGCTTACCAAAAGTCTTCAGATATTACCGGAGAAGTTCCATGGATTGACGAATACGGATCTTCGTTACAGACAAAGATATGTGGATTTAATTATGAATCCAGAAGTTAAGGACACCTTCATCAAGCGCTCCAAAATCTTAAGCTCCATACGTCATTATCTGGACGGACAGGGCTTTATGGAGGTGGAGACCCCGATGCTGGTAGCCAATGCAGGCGGTGCGGCAGCGAGGCCGTTTGAAACTCATTTTAACGCGCTGGATGAAGACTTTAAGCTGCGCATTTCTCTTGAACTATATTTAAAGCGGCTGATTGTCGGCGGCATGGAACGGGTGTATGAAATCGGAAGAGTGTTCCGTAACGAGGGACTGGATACAAGACACAATCCGGAGTTTACGTTAATGGAGCTCTATCAGGCATTTACCGATTATCACGGGATGATGGATCTGACCGAAAATCTGTACCGTCATGTGGCACAAGAGGTTCTGGGGACCACTACGATTACTTATAGAGGCGTAGAGATGGATCTTGGGAAGCCATTTGAGAGAATCACGATGGTAGATGCTGTAAAGAAGTATGCCGGTGTGGATTTCAATGAGATCCAGACCTTAGAAGAGGCGCGTGCACTGGCAAAGGAGCGTCATATACAGTTTGAAGAACGTCATAAGAAGGGCGATATCCTGAATCTGTTCTTTGAAGAATTTGTGGAGGAACATCTGGTTCAGCCTACCTTTGTGATGGATCATCCGATAGAGATTTCACCGTTGACTAAGAAAAAACCGGAAAACCCGGAATATGTGGAACGGTTTGAGTTCTTTATGAATGGATGGGAGATGGCGAATGCCTATTCCGAGCTGAATGATCCGATTGACCAGCGGGAGCGGTTTAAGGCGCAGGAAGAATTGCTGGCACAAGGTGATGAGGAAGCGAATACCACGGATGAAGATTTCCTGAATGCACTGGAACTTGGAATGCCTCCGACTGGCGGTATCGGGTTTGGGATTGACAGAATGTGTATGCTGCTGACGGATTCGGCAGCGATCAGGGATGTTTTGTTGTTCCCGACAATGAAGACCCTCGGTGGTGTAAAATCCGAAAATGGTGTAAAGGATAAAGAAGTTTCTACACCAAATTCAAAGCCTGAAAAGATTGATTTTTCTAAGGTAAAGGTTGAGCCTTTATTTGAAGAAGATGTTGATTTTGATACATTCTCAAAGTCTGATTTCAGAGCTGTAAAGGTTAAAGAGTGTGTTGCAGTACCGAAGTCAAAGAAACTCCTTCAGTTCACTCTTGATGACGGAACAGGCACGGATAGAACCATTTTAAGCGGTATTCACGCATATTACGAGCCGGAAGAACTTGTTGGTAAGACACTTATCGCAATCACAAATCTTCCCCCAAGAGCAATGATGGGCATTGATTCTTGCGGTATGCTTCTGAGTGCAGTACACGAAGAAGAAGGCGAAGAAAAGCTCCATCTGCTTATGGTAGATGACCATATTCCGGCAGGTGCAAAGCTCTACTAA
- the greA gene encoding transcription elongation factor GreA — protein sequence MEKKNILTYAGLQKLEDEIHDLKVYKRKEVAEKIKEAREQGDLSENAEYDAAKDEQRDIEARIEEIEKILKNAEVVLEDEVDADKINVGCKVSVYDMEYNEEMQFFIVGSTEANSLQNKISNESPVGKALIGSKVGDIVSVESPAGVMQYKILTIERNI from the coding sequence ATGGAAAAAAAGAACATATTGACTTACGCGGGATTACAGAAGTTAGAAGATGAAATACACGACTTAAAGGTTTATAAAAGAAAAGAAGTCGCAGAGAAAATAAAAGAAGCCAGAGAACAGGGTGATTTGTCTGAAAATGCAGAATATGATGCTGCAAAAGATGAGCAGCGTGACATCGAGGCTCGTATAGAAGAGATAGAGAAGATCCTAAAGAATGCAGAAGTTGTATTAGAAGACGAAGTTGATGCTGATAAGATTAACGTTGGCTGTAAGGTAAGTGTATATGATATGGAATACAATGAGGAGATGCAGTTCTTTATTGTAGGTTCAACCGAAGCCAACAGCCTTCAGAACAAGATTTCCAATGAATCACCCGTGGGAAAGGCTTTAATTGGTTCTAAGGTTGGAGATATAGTAAGTGTAGAGTCTCCGGCAGGGGTCATGCAGTACAAAATTTTAACAATTGAAAGAAATATATAA
- a CDS encoding NAD(P)H-dependent flavin oxidoreductase encodes MNGIKIGKKCSRLPIIQGGMGVGVSMHSLAGAVAKEGGIGIISTADIGYQEPDFLKSPREANLRTIGQELSKAREIAPDGIIGFNVMVALSDYDAIVKECVAQKADLIISGAGLPMDLPKYVIGTDTKIAPIVSSARAFDLLTRKWMKSYQYLPDLVIIEGPKAGGHLGYKAEELDSPACSLETTTREVLVHVRKLEAEHNQKIPVIAAGGIFDGKDISQFLSLGASGVQIASRFVATEECDASYNYKMAYVNATEADIEIIKSPVGMPGRAIRNQFIERVRLAKEPISRCYNCIKTCNVKNAPYCITKALVDAVQGDLKNGLFFCGSNVGRIHEITTVPALMNMLMNEAAQAVSA; translated from the coding sequence ATGAACGGAATTAAAATTGGTAAAAAATGCAGCCGTCTTCCAATTATTCAAGGGGGAATGGGCGTAGGTGTCTCCATGCATAGTCTTGCGGGCGCAGTGGCAAAGGAAGGCGGAATCGGTATTATATCTACCGCTGACATCGGCTATCAGGAGCCTGACTTCTTAAAATCGCCCCGTGAGGCTAACTTAAGGACAATCGGACAGGAACTTTCAAAAGCCCGTGAGATTGCACCTGATGGAATCATCGGATTTAACGTTATGGTCGCTTTATCAGACTATGATGCTATCGTAAAGGAATGTGTGGCCCAAAAAGCAGACCTGATTATTTCAGGTGCGGGACTGCCCATGGATCTTCCTAAGTATGTAATAGGTACTGACACCAAGATTGCACCCATTGTTTCCTCTGCACGTGCATTTGACCTGCTCACCCGAAAGTGGATGAAGTCATATCAATATCTCCCTGATCTCGTCATTATTGAGGGGCCGAAAGCAGGCGGACACCTGGGCTATAAAGCCGAAGAATTGGATTCCCCTGCCTGTTCACTGGAGACTACGACCAGGGAAGTTCTGGTTCATGTAAGAAAGCTGGAAGCAGAGCACAATCAAAAGATACCGGTAATTGCCGCAGGAGGTATCTTCGACGGGAAAGATATCTCACAATTTCTTTCCCTTGGCGCTTCCGGTGTTCAGATTGCCAGCCGTTTTGTTGCTACGGAAGAATGTGATGCTTCCTATAATTATAAGATGGCATATGTAAATGCCACCGAAGCTGATATAGAAATCATTAAAAGCCCGGTAGGAATGCCAGGACGGGCGATTCGAAATCAATTTATTGAAAGAGTAAGACTTGCAAAAGAGCCAATCAGCCGCTGCTATAACTGTATCAAGACCTGCAATGTAAAAAATGCACCCTACTGCATCACCAAAGCCTTAGTTGATGCGGTTCAGGGGGACCTGAAGAACGGCTTATTCTTCTGTGGAAGCAATGTGGGCCGGATTCATGAAATCACTACCGTACCTGCGTTGATGAATATGTTGATGAATGAAGCTGCCCAGGCTGTCTCTGCTTAA